The genomic window GCGCAACACGCACATCCCCCTAGCGTTGTTGCTGATCACCATCTTGTTGAAGATGCTTGGTGCACTACCAGGCCACTACCCCTGCATGTTTGGCTCTGGCATCCTCATCAGTTGGATCTACCTGCGCTTCTACCAAAAGCACAGCAATGGCAACCGTGGTGACATGGGTGACAACTTTAGTTTCGCAAGGTAACCTTAACATTATTCGGATAGTTTTGTATGACACTGACAGATATTAACCACCCATCTATCAGTCAgcagactttttgttgttggccgtGGCTGGAGGTCCGGCAAGCCGGATCCTGAGCCTGGGGGCTCAAGCACCGGCGAGTCGGTGCTCGAGCCCCCAGGCTCAGGAACCGGCACTTACATAGCTGCTCACCCTGTAAATGATTTGTGTTTTGTATGAGTTTCTAATCGCTGTtcaattcaaagaactgtggaGAAAGATTGATAATGATCAATGTTGGATTCAGAAAGACGTGTATTTCGGCAACAGCGCGGTCACTGATTAGCGACTGACCATAGCGAGAGATGCGGTTCGTTCGCAGGTGTCCGCGTGATTCTGTCGAAGTATCTCGATGCAAAGTAGATTTATCTTTTGTCATAAATaaaacttgttttttgtttgtttccatgttaagTATTTATTTCCTGCATTTTGTATTAACTAATGCTGCTTCAATCTAGCCTCGCGGACGAATTCAGTGATCCGGGCAATGCCGAATCACTGAGTGACTCGTAATATAAGCTGCTTTGTTGTTGCGATCTCACTTCGATCACCAAAATGCTTGGAATAAAGAATAGAGCAAAGGAAAGTTAAGAGGGGGGGAAATAAGTAAAACAGATTatctttttaaagaaaaaagaaaaaatggacGGCGATGGCTGGGCTCGAACCGGCGACCTCATGATTTCTAGCGCATGTCACTAACCACTGAGCTAAGAAGGCAAGCTGAGTGATGAGTGAAAAATAGGAAGGTCTATTTTGTGAGATACTGGGGGCTCCGGATCCGGCTTGCCGGATCCCGAGCCACTCCGTTTGTTATTTGAATCAAATTGATGCACTCTGTACTGAGCTCACAGTTTCAATTAAGTATCCATGGTGGGCAAGTTAGGTTTGTCCCGATATTatgtataaggccaaaaaaaaaaaattgtctgtttagggtaacccgaccgaccctatcgatttggcgccgacccaaaaacttttttttgatttcaaaaaaaaaaaaaaaaaaaaagaggtaaaaatgctaaaaagagacatttggcgtttctttctctccctttctctctgttttatttatacgttagttttgaaacatgtattcatcaaatataagaagtgaatgttcagccaacatagcatttacacacacaaaaaaaaaaaaaacaaccaaaaaaaaaaaaaatttacctacctaccgaccctactttttttggtcatgttaccctaaacagacaattttttttttttggcctaaattAGTGTGTCCAGTGTTTATcaaaatttgttttctttcctttttgctcATTTCCTTGCAGGTACTGACAGGAAAGCTACAGTTACCTTGTTGAGTTGTTGATGACACTAATATTATCATTTTTTGCAGCTTCTTCCCCAACCAGCTGCAGCCGATGATTGCCATCCTGTCCAACACAGTCTTCAACTTTCTGATCCGAGTGAAAGTCTGCAAGAAGCCGCAGCGACGATACGACGTCAGCTcccccaccaccatcaccgTCACTCTGCCCGGCACAGAGCCACACGATGCTGAGAGAAGAAAGTGAGTGCcaatgttttacatttagtcaattctggaactttttattttattttttatatcagttgcatgcaggctgcttcaaccctgaggttgttttttttgcctttcttattttgttatttctttTCTATTTTTGTAAGGCGGGCATCCTTCAGTTGTCTTTttttcaatcatataaaataatcaaactattttttttggcctcaaTTTAAAATCAAACATGCAGATTATATATGTTGAATGTTTAGTTGCAGGATTATTTGATACTGATGCCATGGGTGCTTTTCCCCCCACACATGTTAAATGAGGAGGGATTATTATCAGAAAAAAGTAGGCGCCTCTATCAGAGTTTGATAAGCTGCACAAATAATTAACTGTTTTTCAGGCCCTTTGGTGCTACAAAATTGATGTTTACAGTATGTGACATCAAAGAAGATTTGAATGCAAAACATGAGATTTACTAAGTGATTGCTAAAAAGTAGTCAGACAGAAAAGACacgtatacatgtatacaaattctAACTTTCATTGCTTcatggtttttgagtcacttgagaaaaagtgactatgtaatcggtcagtgttagtctgtccggccggccggccgtagacaccaccttaacgttggacttttctcggaaactatcaaagcgatcgggctcatattttgtttagtcgtgacctccaatgacctctacactttaacgatggtttcgttgacctttgacctttttcaaggtcacaggtcagcgtcaaaggaaaaattagacattttatatctttgacaaagttcatcggatgtgattgaaactttgtaggattattctttacatcaaagtatttacatctgtagccttttacgaacgttatcagaaaaacaagggagataactagccttttctgttcggcaacacacaacttaacgttgggcttttctcggaaactataaaagtgaccgggctcaaattttatgtgaacgtgactcattgtgttgtgaatagcaatttcttcctgtccatctgatgcctcatataatattcagaactgcgaaagtgactcgatcgagcgtttgctcttcttgttgaacTTTAGTTCTTTTAGTTATAGCTAGACTGACTGAGGTTTGTCTGCAGTATATTTTTTGTGTCTGCGTTAAAGGCTTTGCGCAGATGACAGGTATTATTAATATTGTGTCTGTTGCTATTGAATTAAATGTTCAACTGATTACCCTTTgcattattatattattattattgttgtatTGAATCAGAACACTTCCAGTTTGCATACTTGTTCAAGATTTttggttgttgtagttgttactTCAATGAAGGACTGCACGACTTGTACTTTGTCTTCTCACTTTACAAATTACTTGCATGTTTTTCATGCCTTGATCATTTTAATTTAAGTATAGAGGTCAGTTAGATATTGTACTGTTGCTATCAACAAGTTATGCGAATACTAGATGGGGGGGGGCTTAACGTCTTAACAGAAAGCTTGCCTTAGGGACAAGTTATGCATCTTGTTACCCTCTTTTATAGGAGGGAGAGTGGAGGAAGTAATAGAGTGTTGGGTCTCATTATAATGAAGTCCATACACTAGGTTGACATTTTGTGCAATAACTAGTTGCATCAAAACTCAAAGTCAAAGACATTTGGGGTAGAAGGAGAGTGGTAAAGCTGTTGCAAAACTGACAATAGAGAGAGATGAGGGTGTTGGGTAGAAGGAGAGTGGTAAAGCTGTTGCAAAACTGACAATAGAGAGAGATGAGGATGGTCAGGgaagaagggggtgggggatgagCTGATTAGTTCAATTTGTGTTTGCATGCTCATTTTAAGACAAAATAATGTTAAATTTCCACACCTGATGACAGTGATATGGTTGGCTTTAAATTTGAAAGAGTTTGGGTTGAAAGAAAGGTCTCATAGCCATTTGATACTTTTGGATATATTATGTACCAGAGCCTTTAATGAAAGTGTTGATGTTCTTGCAGGCAACTTGCACTGAAGGCGCTGAACGACCGACTGAACAAAGGCGACACGGCCCCGGCCTggccttccatggatgatgacgCACCTGCCagccccaccacccccacctcccAGGACACCCCCACCTCCATCTCCATCCAGACGACGTCCTCCCCGCCCACCGCCCCCATGCCTGCCATGCCCGCTAAGCTGCCGCTGCCGGAATTCAAAGATCCCAGTAGAAAAGAGGGTGGTGGTGGAACGTAGAGATACAGTATCAGCTTGTAGTGCTCACCATACCAGTCTACCTTTGCTTCAACGTTTCTGTGATCTTATCCATCTCCATAACCATGTCTGTTTTAGTGTTAGGGGGATGTACAGTTGTACCTGCCGTGAATGGTCACCCTGTGGACCAGCTGAAAgcgtccctacattgcaggtggcctgtctaggcaggtatattttggtcaaggtTAAAGAGAAAGGGACTGCAGAAAGTGTCCTTTTTCAGGAGGTGTCCCGTGATCGGAGGGGCCTCGCCTTGCAGGTAACACTAAGGTATACTTTGGTCACGGTTTTAGTGAAAGGGACTGCAGAAAGTGTCCTTTATTTGGAGGTGGCCTCTGATCGGAGGGGTCTCGCATAGCAGGTACCACTAAGTGAATGTTCATGTTGAAGGTTATTTTGGCATCATCCCAAAGTAGCCCCATGGAAGTTGTGAATTGAAAGAAGAAAGGCGATTTAAGATCCTCTTAGTGTAACACTAAAAGAACCCCACACGGCgattcttctgcgttcatgtcTGCAATTCCTACATGCACTCGCCTTTTGTTATTAATGAGGTTTGATGTGTTAATAACAGTTTTTTCCCACATTTTAGGCTGTCAtacttctttttattttactttttagGATGTTGGGTGTTGATTTTTTCCCTTTGCAAGGTTTCTTGAAATGGTCCCTAAACAAACAGACATGTGTTGTTATAAACATAGTCATTCAGAATGTCTCTCtaattgttctctctctctctctctctctctctctctctctctctctctctctctctctctctctctctcttcttcataATTGAAATATTTTTCTATGTGGTTAAACTTGAAGGCAGACTTCTTCCTTGTTCATAATACCATTTCCCAGAAGCAAATCTGCACATATGTTTGATACACATTGCTCTGTGTTACTGTAACAGTATATTCTTCACTTTTGAGACAGTCCATAGTATCCTATCTTTAAATTTTGTTTGAAATGTGCAAGAACTATTAAGCATCTTGTATACGTATAATTTGTATTCATATTTGTGAGTTCATctgacaaagaaaaaaaaagttgcatGGATACTGGCAAAACTTATGTTCAAAAGGCCCCCTTTCTGAAGAAAAATAGATATGGTAAGTGCACTCAGTTTTGCAAATATTGCCAGCTTGTAGAGAAATGTTTTTGTCGGCCTAATAAAAATTATAAAGATCACAAGTTAGTTATCATAGTTTGCTGTGTTTAGGACATTAGTTTACATGTGTGTTTACTAAATAGAACAACCATGCTGAAATGGTATTCTTTTTATTGTTAACCTTCACCGTACTTAGTGGGTCGTGgatgacccagagcctcacaaaatcgtctTTATCTCTAAAACTGTTTggagtttttaattgagacttcatgtaatctccaatcaccatacaaccttcccattgcccaacttttaaaagattatctttgtaaacaaaaaaataaacaatgaagtaatttgaactacacagtccggatgacgTGGGTTGTGAACGACCTATATGGAATTACGTGAAGAATTTTACGCTGTTTATCCTTATTCAAATGACGTGGGTTGTGTACGACctatactctgcaaagaggcagCAAAACATTTATTCCTagtcggatggcgtgggttgtgtacgacccataccttttacattgaatccttctttggaaagtataGGCCGTATGCGACCCACATAATCCGGGTTGTGTAGTCCAAatcgtgatccggtgaaggttaaaggaAAATAGTAATTTGTATAAGTTTGCATCTATACAGACTGAAATTGTATCATTTAGAAGTTTGACAGTGTTTGTACACTATACATGTTGATGTCCCAAAGAATGTGAAAGGTGTTAATACAGTAATGAACCTTTCAATTTTGCCACCTACAATGCTCATACTAGATTGTTTGATCGTTTCATTAGTTCATCAAAAAACAGGTGCTTGTATATTGTCCGTTTTCACTGTCTTAAAAAGTCTTTACAGAATGTGCAATTCACAGAGCACACTCTTTAAAAAAACGTGTGCATTGAGGGTAAAGTAATTCAAGTTAGTGTTTTCTTATTTATTTGGCTGCGATCATTATCCTATGAAGTATGAACCATTCTATATATTTTCATTATTAGCCATGTAAATGCTTGCAGTACTTTTACCCAAGTGGTcactttattttgcaaaatcATTAGTTCAAAAAGGACTTGTCATGTTTCCCCTTACTATCTGAGCTTTAcgcaacttttttttattccttgtcTTCTTTTGGCGCTAATTAAACTGTTCACCAGTTTGATTTTTTTCATCTACTTCTTTCATTTTAATTAGAAAGACTACATTGTTTCTGCTGATGTATCATATGTTTGaggtatgtacatgtatatccATAAGTCAAACATATTATCATTTCAAAGGGTGTAAACAAAATACTTGTGCTTTGTTGAAAAATCGAGGGTATGTCTTTACATGAATCAAGTGGGAAAGCTTTATATTGCTTTGTGTTTTAGTTGGGATGCATACAAGAACTTGTGTGAATGCTGAAGTGTATGAATACATAAACATGTTACTCTGGGTGTGCCTGTTTGTATTTCCATAATTGAATGATACATACACTGTGAATTATTTTAAtgaacctttttttctttttatactTTGGTATTATAAACACTTGGTGGGATTTTCAGTTAATAACATACGTGACGCAGTTTGAATTAAAACATGGTTGCAAGACCATCAGCTAAAGAATGAAGCTCGTGATTCATTTTTGCATGATGAGAATGACTATTGTTAAAGTTAGTGCAtgagtatatatataaatatttgTTTGGGTTTGAAGGTTGTTAGTCTGCGGATAGCCTTGTAAGTTTTAAATGTTAAGCCAATATATTTATTTAACTATCAATCATTTATTATCTATCTAATGCTTGTATTAGACAGCTTTTCTGACAATATTTGTTCCAGCAACCATAATTAAAGTCATTGACATTGTGATCATAGTCTACAGCTGATCTTGTAGTTTCTTATGTTTTCTGTTACATACTAGCTAGCTAGCTAGTATCACATACTGATGGGACATTCAGAAAGGCTTAACCAATCTCATTTGACTCAGAGCTTCATTTATACGAGTACTGTACTTCTGTACCCATGTCAGAAAAAGCCGCAATATTATGAAATAATTTTGTATGTACCGTAGTTCGTTGTGTTCCTTAATCGGTCTTGGACTGCATACATTAACAGCTTTTGGCAGAATTTTTATAATGAATAATACTTTTGACTAATTTCTGATTTTGAGGAATAAAATATGTGTTGTCTGCATGTTGACTTTGTCtctgcttaaaggcatatgtacgcgctcccgtgtttacaaagtgtagtttgcccataatcgatgtcaaacgcaccataagaccatgtaatgacgatatgtcgccatgcgcggaccatatacatgcattacagcttgttttagagtctcaaaaactttggatgtaaacaaagacgcggagttatttcccttgcgtcaacgctacctctgttggcaaatctataaataggacgatccagatcaaaatgaaaattaacatatctcaacattgaaggggtcctagaccacaatattttgcagggaacttaatttagcatgtctccagctgttggtaaagcaattagcgtgtatagtcatcgagtacatatggctttaatagTAGAGTCATCCTGTTATTGGCTTAATAAACCCATACAGCTCCAACGTCGCAATTAAGCGACAGCATATCTCGATCCTGATTTACATGTCAAATAAAAGATGGGCTTTCGGAAGCTTTCATCTTCAAAAATATGTCCACTGGTTCAAGTGGCTGAAGGCCGAATTAAGGTTTTGTTGGAATGATAGTGATAGGCTAGAAACCTTGAAGTAAAATAGATGGGGCTAAAAGGGTtatgtgcatttggttgcggcATCAACTGATTTGATTATTAATCTGCTTCAAAGTACTAGCTTCGCAAGAATGTTTTAATTCTTGTTAATAGATAGAAAGTAATAACACCagaacattaaaaaaacaaaactcttTTTATATTACAATGAAGACGAGCATGAACAACAAAGAAAGTTCAACCTTGACATTGTGTAATGACTTTCATGAGGAAGTGCCACTACTAACTTTTCTTCCTGGTTTTGGGTTGTAACTATTTGTTTGTAGTAAATACTAACCTTCATGAAATGTAAGTGAATCTGCATTGTTTGGTATTtcacattccatgttaaaaatgTCTCACGTTTAGTTGTTTAGAAGGGTGTATAAGgtatcaaataaaaaataatcatAGTATTTGAAACGGAACATACTTTTACCTAGTAAAACTTTTAGTTTGTGAAGCTTGGAGGTAGAAACTTGAACTTGTGGCTTATAAAACagacatgtttttgttttaatgtacaTTTACTTTGTTTTGCATTATTATGATTGTTGAGGTCATGTTTACTTCAGTGATGGTCAAATGTTAatgatttaatttatttttgtgaatAAACATTCTTATTTCAAAAGTTGCACAGTTTTTGTTCCTAGATTTTGAGAATTAATTAAAGATTTTTAAATAGTGATGACAATGgctcacacatccacacacacacacacagcaacacatGCAGttatgcgcgcacacacacacacacacattcttgattcattttcttttctttacttTCTCTCAGTATACAACACCGGTTTATATAGTCTTTGCCTTGACAACATCGTCAGACATACGATGATAATTAATAAGGAAGAGTTTGCAAACTATTTCTTTACCTGCTCAATAGTTACTACTTGACATAAAGCATTTTGCACGACACCTTCCATGCCAACCTTTGCAGCGTTAAAACGTTAACTGATACATTTCTGAAGTAACACAATATAATGCAACTCCTAATAGTAATAAATGGATGAAGCACTCCTAACTTTTCTTTTCACAGAACACAACTGAGGCAAGCTAAacaacacattttcaaaaacaatcaaaaacaaaacacgctCTTATTTCTGTTACTCTCTTGCTCGCTTGTTCTGTACAGTGAAACTTTTAGaacacacaaacatccacacAGTCACACTCTCTTCCTTCAAAGATGGAGTACGACTGCCTTTATGGTGGGGTGATTGAAAACAGTCGTACATGAAATCTTCCCATTTGGATGACAACCTGTATCGAGAGGCCCTGAGAGTGTGAAGTATGGGTACTCTCAACAACAACTACATACAtgcactctctctttcacacatacCCAGAAGTAAACCGATTCACCACGTGCCACACATCTAAACCTAACAATTTTCTTCACTACCTGTTATCTTCCAATTTGGATGACAGTCTGTACGGAGTGGCCCAGCGAGTGTTAAATGCGGGTActctcaacaacaacatacaagcactctctctttcacacatacCCAGCAGCGAACAGATTCACCACACATCTAAACCTTCAAACCATGTACTTTACTACCTGACCGGTTATCTTCCAATTTGGATGACAGCCTGTACGGAGTGGCCCAGTGATATGCCGGTACGCTCAACAACTGTACATAAACTCTCTCTTTCACGCATACCCAGAAGCAAACAGATTCACACACATCTAAACCTTCAAACAATGTACTTCACTCATTGTCCCGATTGCAAAACCTGGCATAAAATTTGGCCATCTTGCGGATGTACTTTTGCATATTCTCTGCGTTTTCAGCTTGGGCTTTAGCAAATTCATTGGCAGACATCCGCGGAGATGCTCGATTCCGGAACCCCATGAATGGGTGCTGTGGGTTGGGGCGATGCTGCTGATACTGCTGCCAGTTATTGTGAAGATACTGTCCCTGAAGACCGGGTACTTGTTGCGGGTAGCTCGGATACCCCGGGTACCATCCCCCGGGTGTCACACCGGTTTGTGGAAAGCCGCTGTAGTTTGGAGGCTGTGGGTGCATGTAGGGGGTTGAAGCAGAGTGTGACCAAGGGTTAGGGGTAGGCTTTCCTCCAGAGTAGTGGTCAGTGTAACTGAGGAAGGTGGATGCAGTGGGGAATGACCAGGTGTTGCTATGCTGTGAATAAGGCATGTTCTGGTCAGTTTTTGCTCCAGAATTCTGGCTCCAGTCATAGTACCCAGCATATGCGGATGTGTTGGGGTATGCCCAAGGACTGCCATGTGTGTTGGGGTATGCCCAAGGACTGCCATGTGTGTTGGGGTATGCCCAAGGACCGCCATGTTGTTGGTGGTAGTGTGtcttctcttcatttttcaCTCCTGCATAGTAGTAGTCATAGTAACTCTGTTGCTCCGAGCTGGGCTGCCACGCATGTGCTTGATAGGAATGAGCTGCATCCGCTGTGTGTGCATCCTTCTGGTGGGTTTCAGCTCGTGTTCTGCTACCTCTTTGGTTTGGTTTCTCTGAGCGTTCCTTTGAAGCTGgcagagaggaagaaagaagtaGTCTTTCTgccctccttctctctttctcctccagCTCTCTTCGTCTGGCAAGAGTTTTGGGGCTCAGTTTCTTCTTGCGTCCCTTCGTTGTTCTTTCATCAGTGTGGTGGTTCTGGAAGCACATCGTGTTTCCCTCATTCCCTTCTTCCTCGGAGGACTCAAATGTTGAGGATGAAGAAGTAGAAGACGACTCTTCACTCACATCTTTTGGTGTTTGCGGGGCACTCTTCGCAGCGGCAACGATCCGTTTTGGGACGGCTCCTTTTCCTTGATGCAGAGACTGACTTTGGACATGAGAGCCAGCAACAGAGCTGTCATGTGCGCCATGTTTATCCTTTTCAGCTGTGGCTCTTTGCTGCTTCTCTCCCTTCTTTCTCCCTTGTCTTGATCCAACTTCGTTGAGAATCTTACTTGTCCCTGTTGGTGTAACTGTCGGCACGTTTCTTTTCTCACTTGTCTCTTTTCTTCTGTTGGAATTGCTTTCCCTGTAGTCCAAGGCAGGTCCGTTTGCCTTGTTTTGTAGACTGCTTTGCCTGTAGTCCAAGGCAGGTCCGTTTGCCTTGTTTTGTAGACTGCTTTGCCTGTAGTCCAAGGCAGGTCCGTTTGCCTTGTTTTGTAGACTGCTTTGCCTGTAGTCCAAGGCAGGTCCGTTTGCCTTGTTTTGTAGACTGCTTTGCCTGTAGTCCAAGGCAGGTCCGTTTGCCTTGTTTTGTAGACTGCTTTGCCTGTTTGCCTCCTGCTTGCTACTGGTCCTGACTTCTCTATGGCTTGAGACAGACCCATTTAACCTGGCTACCTGTGGACTTCCTTGCTGTCTTGTCTCCTGATTTTTGTCTGCATCGCTGTCATTCTGGGTTGAGGCAGAATCCTCTGGGTCGATCTTTGGCGCTTCTGCTTTACTTGGTGAGGTTGTGAAATCAAACAAATGCTCCGTGGCTTGAGAACAAACAGCCATGGGTCTGTATCGTCGAGGCCTTTCAGTGTTTTTAGTGGAATTGTTCACAGACTTTCCATTGCTGGTTTGGAGTGGTTGCTGTTTCTCATTTGGTTTCAGAGCATCAGGACTCGCACCCTCGACAGCTTCAAGAGGATGTGCGACACTTGGGGTATCAGTACCTTCCATAAGGCTCTCCTTTGCTGAAACATCTTTGCTCAAGGAACCATATTTTCTTGCATtatcagtgacacacacactgatttcTTTCTCCAAATGTTCATGTTGAAGTGCCTCACCTCCTTTTCT from Littorina saxatilis isolate snail1 linkage group LG4, US_GU_Lsax_2.0, whole genome shotgun sequence includes these protein-coding regions:
- the LOC138965457 gene encoding transmembrane protein 115-like, with amino-acid sequence MAAPMPNSKMHFMKEQMSAAVGNSSVVVKMIACAVVIGYLLSFVTSAIPFMTVTPGYVMPPNARVYSFFMYCFVELHFWHVITDIAVVVLCGKLLEPLWGAPDMLIFFVVVNLGVGFVTALLYIVTYLVTLNEDYLFDVHIYGMAGYIAGFCVAVKQVMPDHCVANMPIGKMRNTHIPLALLLITILLKMLGALPGHYPCMFGSGILISWIYLRFYQKHSNGNRGDMGDNFSFASFFPNQLQPMIAILSNTVFNFLIRVKVCKKPQRRYDVSSPTTITVTLPGTEPHDAERRKQLALKALNDRLNKGDTAPAWPSMDDDAPASPTTPTSQDTPTSISIQTTSSPPTAPMPAMPAKLPLPEFKDPSRKEGGGGT